In Fusobacterium sp., the genomic stretch TACCATTTAACTTCATATTTTAAAACCTCCTTATAAAATTTCTTGCCGATATTACCGGTACATATTTTTATTATACACTACTTTTTTAATTTGTCAACCGATATTACCGGAAAATTATTTTTTTTATTTTTTTAATGGTATAATAATTAAAAATAGAGAACTTTAATGGAGGGTAGAATAAATGAAAATAGAAAAACAATATATCATATTGGGGCAAAGGCTGAGAGAGTTAAGAGAAGAAAAAGGAATTCCACAATTAAAAGTTGCTCAAGATTTAAGTTTTCCAAAGTCATCTTATCAAGGATATGAGTCTGCTTCAGCTAGATTGTCACTAGAAGCATTAGATAAATTAGCTTTCTATTTTAATGTTTCTATAGACTATTTACTTGGGAAAACAGATATAAGAACACCATACCCTCATAGTGATGAAGATTTTTATATGCTATATGGTAAAGTTCCAAAAAGAGCCCCAGTAGATTGGAAAAGTGTAGATAAAAATATAAATCTTGAAAAAATAAAAAAGGAATATAGTGACTTTAAATTATTTATTAGTCTATTAGAATATTTTGGATATAGTACAGAAACTGTAAGTGATCCAGAAGGAGATGAGGGATATTTATTTTTATCAAAGAATGGTAAAAGGTTTGAATTGAAACTACCAGAAGATCAAAACAAGATATTGAAAGATATTGAATTATATACTGAATTATTGTTAATACGTGATAAACTTGTGGAATAAGTTTCATTTCATAGAATAATAAAAACCTAAGTTAAAATTCTAAAAGGAGTTGGGGAATGGCACTAAAAACAGGAGAGGTAATAAAATTTAATAGAACTAAAAATTTTGAATACCTAAAAGCTTTAGGTAGAGGTGGAACAGGAGATACCCATTTATTTTTAGATAAGACTACAGATATTAAATTTGCTATAAAAAAATATACTCCTATTCAAACTGAATTTGTAAAAGAGTTGTATGACAGATTTGTGAATGAAATAAAAATTTTATTTAATATATCCCACCCAAACATAGTGAGAATTTATAATTATTATCTTTATCAAGAGTCTTATCTTGGGTATTTACAGATGGAATATATAGATGGAGTACCAATAGATCAATATGATCCTTGGGATTTTGATAAACAGTGGGATGAGATTTTTATTGAAACAATATCAGCTTTTAGATATTTAGAATCTAAAAATATTCTTCATAGAGATATAAGGCCTGCAAATATTATGATTTCTCATGAACAAGAGGTCAAGGTAATAGATTTTGGTTTTGGAAAACTTTTAAATTCAATTGAAAAAAAAAGTGACAGTGTTTTTCTCAACTGGCCTGTGAGTGAGTTACCAAAAGAAATAGCGATAGATAAGACATACACTCTTCAATCAGAAATATTCTTTTTGGGAAAAATATTTAATTCAATTTTAAAAGAAAAAGAACAATTAGAAAAATTTAAATATAGATTTATTTTAGATAAAATGACTAAGATATACCCAGAGGAAAGATACAAAACTTTTACAGAAATAGAACAGGAAATTTCATCAGGGTTATTTTTAGGAATTTCATTTAATGATAATGAAAGAGAATGTTATTCTCAATTTGCTAGTGTTCTTGAGAAAGTAATAGCCCACTACAATGATAATTATGAGACAAATATGGATTTTCAATCCATTTTAAATAGTTTAAACAGCTTAATTACTAGAAATATGCTAGAAGAATATATTCAGAAAAATGATGAATTGATAAGAATTTTTATAAAAAGTTCTTACAGTTATTTTTCTTATAATCTTATTAAATTTGAAGTTGTAAAGAATTTTTATACCTTTTTTTATACTCTTGAAGCAAAAAAGCAAATGATAGTATTAGATAATTTATATTCTAGATTATCAAAAATTGAGATAAAAAAGGAAGAAAATTTTTATGATGATGATGACGAATTTCCATTCTAAACACAGAAAAATAATGCATCAAATGGGGAGGAATTAAATGATTGATCCAGGTACAGCACTTGAACTTGTAAAAACTGGTGCAGGAACACTTAGTCAATATATAGTTAGTGATCCAGTTACAGCAATAGCAAACCTTTGTACAATCACAGGTTATAGTTTAAGAGACTTAAAAGGATTACTTAACTTTAATAAATGGGGGAAAAAGTTTGAGGAAAAATTTCCAAATGGATTAGAAACAGAAGTGCAAGAGACTATATTAAGTGATTGCTTTATAGAATTAGAAGATTATATCAAAAATAGTAGTAATCTTGATGACAATGTATTTGAAAAGATAGGAGATTTATTAATCCATGGCTTAGAGAATGAAGATTTATTGACAAGAGAATATATCAGAATTCTAAAACAATTGACTTGGATAGAATTGCAAATATTTTTAGAATTGTATAATGCTAGTTATGAAAAGAAAACAACATCTAAAGGAATGATACTTTCTCTGATGGACCATCATACTGAAGAAACTATAAATTATTTAATTAAAAAGTTAAATTATCCAATAGAGCTTATTCAAGAAATAATGGATAAATTATTTGATATAAATCTATTTAAGGAAAGAGGAATGGGAGCTCAAGGGGAAACAAATTATCCATTGATTAGAAATCAATATGGAACTCTTAAACCAAAATCAGGGACATATATTATAAAATATTATATGTATAGCAGCTTAGGAGAAGCTATTTATAATTTATTAAAAAAGGAATTCTAGCTCAAAAACTGAATAACAAAGCAAACTTAAATTAAATGAGTTTTGCCCTGTTGGAGTCTCCAATATATTTTGGAGGCTCTTTATTTTTAATGCTCAACGCATTTTTGCGTTCAGTAGGTTAGCTAAATTTTCAGCAGGCTCTTTATTTTATATGTGAGGGGGTCGGAAGATATTCCGAAGCCAGTCTATAAGGTCGTTCAGAGAATCTTCCGAACGGACTATTTAAGCAAAGTTTCGGAAAAAGGTTTCCGAATTTTAATTATTATGAACTTTCCGAACTCCCTAAAAGTAAGTTATTACCTGGGCGGAAAGTTCCGCTGAGTTAAATATCTATAATAGAACTGCCCCGAAAGTTCGGGTGAGCTAAATATATGACCCGCCGGAAATATTTCCTTCGGCTATTTATCTTGACATGAGGTAAGGGAAATTTTTCCTAGTGAGATTTCTTCTTTAAATTCAATTCCCTGAAATTTAGGGATTTGGTTATTATCTATAAGACTATCACAATATAATAGAAATTCCATTTCTGGCATTTTCTCGGGAAAATATGGGGGATGCGGTATTGAGAATTCTTACTCAAAACTTTTTTTATCTCCCCCATGGGTATATACTTCTAAAATTAATTTTAAGGCTTTCCTTTTCTCCATATATGGTTGGTATGTTTTACACTTTGAAGCTCTATTAGCTTTTAACCAGGGAAAAATTTCTCTGGTTTACTTTTTGCTATCCACATTCATATTTACTCATAGAAATGGCTTTGTCATGAGCTAGTTTTACCACTTCAAAGACTTCACTTGATAAATACTCAAGTAATAAATAAAAAGGCTTTAAAATGGAAAATAGAAGCTCTAGAAATAAATACCAGTATTCCAATAAAAAAAGTCCATATAAATTATATAGACTCATCAAAAATTGATTCTAAACAAGCTACTCCAAATGATATCTTACCATTTTTTAAAGCTGCTGCTATTGTTTTAAAAGGCTCTCCTGTACCTTTGACTGTGTTTTTAAAGTCCTTTCCAAGAACATACTTAGAAGTCAATACTATTCTCTCCAGTTGATCTGGTATTTTATCTATCATTGATAAAACCTCAAACTTTTTATATTCAAGTTCCAGTATTTCTTTTTTAATAGTTTCTATTTTGTGAAGTCTGTCTGTGAGATATTCATTTTCTCTTTTTCCACCCTGTACCTTTTCTTTGAGTGAAATAGAACTCAATCCTTCAATATTGTTTTGTAGTTGTTGCAATTCCTCTTTTTTCTTTTTTATGATCTTCATTATTAACAGATTATTTTCTAAGTCCTTTACTGTCATGATGCACTCCTTAAACTTTAAAATTACTCAAAGCTTTTTTATGTATTCTATATGTTTGAGTGATAGAATATCCCAGTTGTTCAGCTATATCTTCCCAAGTTAAATTTTGAATATATCTTTTTTGAAGTAGCTCTTTTTCTGTTATATCTTCTATTCTAGTAATATCATTACATATTTTTTCTTTGAGTTGTCTCATATTCTCTATTTTATCAAGTATTTGCTTTTCTAAATTTAAAGCTTTCTCAGTTTTCTCAGTTTTTCCATATTTAGATGGGTTATTTAGTTCTTTGATTATTTCTAACTCATGCTTTATTTCTTTATCTAATACATGGACTTGTGATAAATATTTTTTTATATTCATAATTCCTACTCCTATGATGTTGAATGATATATTGCCTTTGTAAAATTGATTTTAAAGCCTTTCATCTATTAAAAAGGTATCAAGCTTTGACTAATATTTAAAATGAGAATATGGGCTTATTAGAGCTTAAAAGA encodes the following:
- a CDS encoding helix-turn-helix transcriptional regulator; translated protein: MKIEKQYIILGQRLRELREEKGIPQLKVAQDLSFPKSSYQGYESASARLSLEALDKLAFYFNVSIDYLLGKTDIRTPYPHSDEDFYMLYGKVPKRAPVDWKSVDKNINLEKIKKEYSDFKLFISLLEYFGYSTETVSDPEGDEGYLFLSKNGKRFELKLPEDQNKILKDIELYTELLLIRDKLVE
- a CDS encoding protein kinase family protein; this translates as MALKTGEVIKFNRTKNFEYLKALGRGGTGDTHLFLDKTTDIKFAIKKYTPIQTEFVKELYDRFVNEIKILFNISHPNIVRIYNYYLYQESYLGYLQMEYIDGVPIDQYDPWDFDKQWDEIFIETISAFRYLESKNILHRDIRPANIMISHEQEVKVIDFGFGKLLNSIEKKSDSVFLNWPVSELPKEIAIDKTYTLQSEIFFLGKIFNSILKEKEQLEKFKYRFILDKMTKIYPEERYKTFTEIEQEISSGLFLGISFNDNERECYSQFASVLEKVIAHYNDNYETNMDFQSILNSLNSLITRNMLEEYIQKNDELIRIFIKSSYSYFSYNLIKFEVVKNFYTFFYTLEAKKQMIVLDNLYSRLSKIEIKKEENFYDDDDEFPF
- a CDS encoding sigma factor-like helix-turn-helix DNA-binding protein translates to MNIKKYLSQVHVLDKEIKHELEIIKELNNPSKYGKTEKTEKALNLEKQILDKIENMRQLKEKICNDITRIEDITEKELLQKRYIQNLTWEDIAEQLGYSITQTYRIHKKALSNFKV